AGATAGCCGACCACAACCGGCGGCACGACCAGTGGCAAATGGACCAAGCCGTTCAAAAAGAGGTGGCCGGGAAAGCGTTTGCGCGCCAACAGCCAGGCCACCGCGATAGCTACCGGCAGGCTGATCAGAACCGACCAAAACGCAACCCGGAGGCTGAGCAGGACGGCCTCGCTTTCAAGCGCGCTCAAGGCGAACATGGCATTCTCATGGCAACGCGAAGCCGTGACGGCGAAACAGTGCCGCGATCTCTGGCGTGGCGAGAAATTCGAGGAATTTACGTGCCACGGGATTGTCGCGCCCGGTGACCAGTGCAATCGGATAGCGTATCGGCGCGTGCTGGTCCTGGGCGATTACCGCAGCGACGCGTACGCCGTCAAAGGCGTTCGCGTCGCTGGCATAAACGATGCCGAGCGGCGCCTCATCGCGCGCCACCAAATGGAGCGCCACACGCACATCAGCGACGCGAATGAGGCGGTTTTCGAGTACCGGCCAGAGGCCGAGTGCTTCAAGCGCCTGGCGGGCATAGATACCGGCCGGTACATGATCGGGATCGGCAAGCGCAAGACGCCTGTCGCCGAGCGCCGCGGCGATATCCGTTTCAACGTTAAAAACACCGCTGGCGGGGCTGTCGGCCGGCGCGATCAAGACCAAGCTATTAGCCAGCAAATCACGCCGCGTGGCGCGGCCGATATGGCCGCGTTCAGCGAGATAATCCATCCAAGCGGGATTAGCGGAGAGATAGATATCAGCCGGTGCGCCATTCTCAATCTGTTTAGCGAGGATGGAAGAACCGGCGAAAACGCCGCGTACCCGGCCATGCCCGGCGCGGGCAAATCTCTCCGCCGCTTCGGTGAGGGCCTCGGTGGTGCTGGCGGCGGCAAAGGCCAGTACATCGCCGGCCTGTGCCGGGCGCATAGCGGCCACGCTGACTGTAAGAATGAGTGCGGCCAAGGCTATAGTTGCAAATGAAACCAGCCTGGCGTTCGGCGCAAATATCACGATGCGGGACTCTCCTCAGACTGGCGAAAATCCGCCAGCTTGCCGATCTATATATAAGAATCCGAAGATTTAAGGGAGTGCCGCCGCACCCTGTACTCGAATGAGATATTCCGCCGCCAAGAGCCGGTCCGATCCGCCGTTCGGCCAGCCACGCGCGCAAATTGCCGCGTCCACAGAACAAGAAATAGATAATAAATAGCCTAGCCGGAACGCTTGGACGTTGCAACGCAGCGCGTGTACTGCCATATGCGGGCATGAATTTAAGAAATATCGCGATTATCGCTCATGTTGACCATGGCAAGACTACCCTGGTTGACTCCCTACTCATGCAAAGCGGCACCCTGCGCGCCAACCAGCGCGTCGTCGAACGCGCCCTTGATTCCGGCGATCTGGAACGCGAGCGCGGCATCACCATCCTATCGAAATGCACGTCAGTCGCGTGGCGCGATCTGCGCATTAATATCGTCGATACGCCGGGCCATGCGGATTTTGGCGCCGAGGTGGAGCGCATCCTATCGATGGTGGATGGCGTGTTGGTGCTGGTTGATGCCGCCGACGGCCCGATGCCGCAGACCAAATTCGTGCTCGCCAAGGCGCTCGGGCTCGGCCTCAGGCCGATCGTCGTCATCAACAAAGTCGACCGCCCCGACGCGCGGCCGTGGCAAGCCCATGAGGAAGTATTCGATCTGTTTTCCGCGCTCGACGCCGACGAGGAGCAGCTTGATTTTCCCGTGCTGTTCGCCTCGGCGAAAGAAGGCTGGGCCGACCTGGAGCCGGACGGTCCGCGTCAGGATCTCACGGCGCTGTTCGAAACCGTCGTAAAGCATGTGCCGCCGCCTGTCGCCGAGCTGGACGCACCCTTTGTCATGTTGGTAACGACGCTTGAGGCCGATCCATTCTTGGGGCGTGTCCTCACCGGGCGCATACATTCCGGCGTGATCCGCCCTAATACCAAAATCCGCGCCCTTAACAGCGACGGCGAGGTCATCGAAGAAACTCGTGTCACTAAGTTGCTCGCCTTTCGTGGCCTCAAACGAACGGCCGTTGAAGAGGCTACTGCTGGCGATATCGTGGCCGTGGCCGGTTTTGGGCGTGCCACGGTGGCGGATACCCTCGCCGATATCGCAGTGACCGTAGCAATGCCGTCAGAACCGGTCGACCCGCCGACGTTGGCGGTAAGTTTCCTGGCCAATGATTCACCGTTGGCGGGCCAAGAGGGCAACCGTCTGACGTCGCGTGAAATTCGCGACCGGCTCCTGCGCGAAGCAGAAAGTAATATTTCCATCCGGGTGACCGAGGGAGACGGCAGGGACTCTTTTGAAGTCGCCGGCCGGGGCGAGCTGCAACTCGGCGTGCTGATCGAAACCATGCGCCGCGAAGGCTTTGAGATGTGCATTGGGCGACCGAGGGTATTGATGCGCACCGACCCAGAAACCGACGCGATGTTGGAGCCCGTCGAAGAAGTGCAGATCGATGTCGATGACCAATATGTCGGCGCCGTGGTTGAGGGCGTCAGCGTGCGGCGTGGTGAGCTGATGGATATGCGCCCGTCCGGCGGCGGACGCACGCGCCTGATGTTCCATGCGCCATCGCGCGGATTGATTGGTTATAACGGCGAGCTGTTGACGTCGACTCATGGCAGCGCGGTGATGAACCGCATCTATCATTCATACGTGCCACATAAAGGGGAAATATCGAGCCGCCGTACGGGCGTGTTGGTTTCCAGCGCGCAGGGCAAATCAGTGGCCTTCGCGCTGTGGAATTTGGAGGAACGCGGCCCCATGTTCATCGGCGCCGGAGAATCGATCTATGTCGGCATGGTGATCGGCCAGCACACGCGCGGCAGTGATTTGATCGTCAATCCCCTCAAAGCCAAACAATTGACCAATGTCCGCGCCTCGGGCACGGACGAAGCGGTGCGTTTGACCACGCCGCGCCGCATGTCGTTGGAACAGGCCATCGCCTATATCGATATCGATGAATTGGTCGAAGTAACGCCCAAATCAGTGCGTATCCGCAAACGTCTGCTAGACCCGCATGCGCGCAAAAAAGCAGCGCGCGCCGACGCCGCCGACTAAAGCGAGCGCAAAAAATCGATCAAATCGCGGCGCTTCTCCACCGCCATGGTGCGGAAGCCTTCTCTGGCCGCTAGCGCCTCGCCGCCATGCCAGAGGATGGCTTCGGCGATGCCCCGGGCGCGGCCGTCATGCAGCAAAAATTTATGCCCGTTCACCGCTTCGAGCGAGCTCAGGCCCCACAGCGGAGGGGTGCGCCATTCACGCCCATCCGCTTCGAAATCGGGCCGTCCGTCGGCGAGGCCCTGCCCCATATCATGCAATAGAAGATCGCTGTAGGGCGTGATGTCGCGCTCTGAGAGCGCCGGCACGGCGTTCTTTGCGGTGCGAGCTGTCGGCGTATGACAGGCCGCGCAACCGGCAGACGCAAACAGCTTTTCACCGCGCCGCACAGCCGGGTTCTCCTGCCCGTGGCGGGCCGGTGGCGCGAGATAGCGCAAATAGGCGGTGAGCGCCGCCAACCTT
This sequence is a window from Pseudomonadota bacterium. Protein-coding genes within it:
- the typA gene encoding translational GTPase TypA, with amino-acid sequence MNLRNIAIIAHVDHGKTTLVDSLLMQSGTLRANQRVVERALDSGDLERERGITILSKCTSVAWRDLRINIVDTPGHADFGAEVERILSMVDGVLVLVDAADGPMPQTKFVLAKALGLGLRPIVVINKVDRPDARPWQAHEEVFDLFSALDADEEQLDFPVLFASAKEGWADLEPDGPRQDLTALFETVVKHVPPPVAELDAPFVMLVTTLEADPFLGRVLTGRIHSGVIRPNTKIRALNSDGEVIEETRVTKLLAFRGLKRTAVEEATAGDIVAVAGFGRATVADTLADIAVTVAMPSEPVDPPTLAVSFLANDSPLAGQEGNRLTSREIRDRLLREAESNISIRVTEGDGRDSFEVAGRGELQLGVLIETMRREGFEMCIGRPRVLMRTDPETDAMLEPVEEVQIDVDDQYVGAVVEGVSVRRGELMDMRPSGGGRTRLMFHAPSRGLIGYNGELLTSTHGSAVMNRIYHSYVPHKGEISSRRTGVLVSSAQGKSVAFALWNLEERGPMFIGAGESIYVGMVIGQHTRGSDLIVNPLKAKQLTNVRASGTDEAVRLTTPRRMSLEQAIAYIDIDELVEVTPKSVRIRKRLLDPHARKKAARADAAD
- the modA gene encoding molybdate ABC transporter substrate-binding protein, which produces MAALILTVSVAAMRPAQAGDVLAFAAASTTEALTEAAERFARAGHGRVRGVFAGSSILAKQIENGAPADIYLSANPAWMDYLAERGHIGRATRRDLLANSLVLIAPADSPASGVFNVETDIAAALGDRRLALADPDHVPAGIYARQALEALGLWPVLENRLIRVADVRVALHLVARDEAPLGIVYASDANAFDGVRVAAVIAQDQHAPIRYPIALVTGRDNPVARKFLEFLATPEIAALFRRHGFALP